A genomic segment from Tolypothrix sp. NIES-4075 encodes:
- a CDS encoding LysR substrate-binding domain-containing protein — protein sequence MTLDQLRVFIAVAENLHFTRAAEALYITQPAVSAAIQSLEEEYAVKLFHRIGRHIEITEAGKLLQMEAQAILEQVTLTERNLRELNDLQRGKLNLGASLTIGNYWLPEKISSFQRRYPGIAVNCTLANAETICAGTATGVFDLGLVEGEVQASLKASLEEEVVASDRLLIVVGKSHPWFELGEVRLTELTQTGWVMRESGSGTQQRFDQALLNWGIDPLQLNVISVLNSGEMVKAVVENGVGATAISDLMVQKELCLSTLRSLKIIDNRNGSLTPTEITRPFLKLKHRQRFQSRLSIAFEEMLTPIETLKV from the coding sequence ATGACGCTTGACCAATTGCGAGTTTTTATAGCGGTTGCGGAAAATCTCCACTTTACCCGTGCTGCGGAAGCGCTTTACATTACTCAACCCGCTGTGAGTGCGGCAATTCAAAGCTTGGAGGAGGAATATGCAGTCAAACTTTTCCATCGAATTGGTCGTCACATCGAGATCACAGAGGCAGGGAAATTGCTACAAATGGAAGCACAGGCAATATTAGAGCAAGTTACTCTGACTGAAAGAAATTTACGGGAATTAAACGATCTGCAACGTGGTAAGTTGAATTTGGGAGCAAGTCTGACGATTGGTAATTATTGGTTGCCAGAAAAAATTAGCTCTTTTCAGCGCAGATATCCGGGGATCGCTGTCAACTGCACTCTAGCCAATGCAGAAACGATTTGTGCAGGAACAGCGACTGGTGTGTTTGATTTGGGTTTGGTGGAAGGAGAAGTGCAAGCATCGCTGAAAGCTTCTTTAGAGGAAGAAGTTGTTGCCAGCGATCGCTTGCTAATTGTGGTTGGTAAATCTCACCCTTGGTTTGAATTAGGAGAGGTTCGCTTGACAGAACTAACTCAAACTGGATGGGTAATGCGCGAGTCCGGTTCTGGTACACAGCAAAGATTTGACCAAGCTTTGCTAAATTGGGGGATCGATCCATTGCAATTAAATGTCATTTCGGTGTTGAACAGTGGTGAAATGGTCAAGGCTGTAGTTGAAAACGGTGTAGGTGCCACAGCAATTTCTGATTTGATGGTGCAAAAAGAACTGTGTCTGTCAACTTTGCGATCGCTTAAAATCATTGATAACAGAAATGGTTCTCTAACTCCTACAGAAATAACCCGCCCTTTTTTAAAGCTGAAACATCGTCAGCGTTTTCAAAGTCGGCTTTCTATCGCTTTTGAAGAAATGTTGACCCCTATAGAGACTTTAAAAGTTTGA
- a CDS encoding Na/Pi cotransporter family protein has protein sequence MVNTDDPTIVLLLLFGGVMLLLYGVRLVTDAMQRALGARLRLVMMTLSQRPGAAFMAGVVATVLTQSSTATASVLVGLVSAQLVPLAAAVVMLLGAAVGSTLVVQLLAFHITDHALEMLGLGAAVALFTSRTTLRHIGRGIFSFGLVLVGLAMIDASSTPIAASPITKVILQALSSSPLVLVLTGTLLAIAFVSSTATIGLVLVLASGGALPLNAALAVTLGANVGTTIAPLLTALNRGSITGRRLAFIYVGTRVFGAVVALIALKELTALLHSVPLTPAAQVSLFHLGFNLFLAILFAPLVNQLAQLATRLLPEPTTVEKSGSRYLDSDALPMPAVALGQAMREILRMADVAVEMLQLSIHAFEDSGKDIPKHIAALDDQLDDIEAAIKRYLMRLSEDLMTPEQAKREIALLYISTDLEAIGDIIDKQLMRLARRQRRKQIAFTLEEWNDVATYHGETMSLLQKALAGLASQDPMIADEVLVRRSSLNQTKRELHLRHLHRLRSGSASSLDSSAIHLEMVNGISRVISHTCSIARAVQGEF, from the coding sequence ATGGTCAACACTGACGATCCCACTATTGTTTTGCTGCTACTTTTTGGTGGTGTGATGCTACTTTTGTATGGTGTGCGGCTAGTCACCGATGCTATGCAACGCGCTTTGGGCGCACGGCTGCGGCTTGTGATGATGACGCTTTCCCAACGTCCGGGAGCAGCATTTATGGCGGGAGTTGTAGCAACTGTGCTGACGCAAAGTTCCACTGCTACTGCCTCTGTACTAGTGGGATTGGTGAGTGCCCAGTTAGTGCCGCTAGCAGCGGCAGTTGTAATGTTACTGGGAGCGGCGGTTGGCTCCACATTGGTAGTGCAACTGTTAGCGTTTCATATCACAGACCACGCCCTAGAAATGTTGGGATTAGGCGCGGCAGTAGCTTTATTTACTAGCCGCACGACCCTGCGTCATATTGGTAGGGGGATTTTCAGCTTTGGACTAGTGTTGGTAGGGCTGGCGATGATCGATGCAAGTAGTACTCCCATCGCCGCCAGTCCGATTACCAAAGTTATCCTTCAGGCACTTTCTAGTTCACCCTTGGTGTTAGTACTGACAGGCACATTGCTAGCGATCGCCTTTGTCTCTAGTACGGCGACAATTGGGCTGGTGTTGGTGCTGGCATCTGGTGGGGCATTGCCGCTTAATGCAGCACTGGCGGTTACGTTAGGTGCCAATGTCGGGACGACAATCGCGCCCTTGTTGACCGCCCTGAATCGAGGCAGTATTACTGGACGTAGGCTGGCGTTCATTTATGTAGGTACTAGGGTATTCGGGGCTGTAGTAGCGCTGATTGCCCTCAAAGAGTTGACAGCGCTACTGCATAGCGTACCACTTACTCCAGCTGCCCAAGTTTCGCTCTTCCACCTGGGGTTTAACCTCTTCCTTGCAATCCTCTTCGCTCCACTGGTCAATCAGTTAGCACAGCTAGCGACTAGGCTGCTACCAGAACCGACTACGGTTGAGAAGTCCGGATCGCGCTACCTCGACTCGGATGCCCTACCCATGCCTGCGGTAGCACTCGGACAGGCGATGCGTGAAATCCTCCGGATGGCTGATGTGGCTGTGGAGATGTTGCAGTTGAGCATCCACGCTTTTGAAGACAGTGGCAAAGACATACCCAAGCACATTGCCGCGCTTGATGACCAACTCGATGACATAGAAGCAGCAATTAAGCGCTACCTGATGCGGCTCAGTGAAGATTTAATGACTCCAGAACAGGCGAAAAGGGAGATTGCATTGCTCTACATCAGCACTGACCTAGAGGCAATTGGCGACATTATTGACAAGCAATTGATGCGACTAGCCCGCCGACAACGCCGCAAACAAATTGCCTTTACTCTAGAAGAGTGGAATGACGTAGCTACTTATCATGGTGAAACAATGTCGCTGTTACAGAAAGCGCTGGCAGGGTTGGCGTCCCAAGATCCGATGATTGCTGATGAAGTTCTAGTGCGTAGGTCGTCGCTCAATCAAACCAAACGTGAACTTCATCTACGGCATCTGCATCGTCTGCGTTCTGGGTCAGCATCCAGTCTGGATTCGAGCGCTATCCACCTAGAAATGGTCAATGGCATCAGCCGCGTCATCTCACACACTTGCAGCATTGCCCGTGCTGTTCAAGGTGAGTTTTGA
- a CDS encoding 1,2-dihydroxy-3-keto-5-methylthiopentene dioxygenase: MAILQLEDKTVLTNLKDIAQELASLNIQLNRWEIGDNPQLRRLLAQDSLNENEKEQILKALDGYFEQLQQTAGYQSRDLIVFHPGVANLDALLGKFDQIHIHADDEVRFIIDGEAIFGFVRPDGSQVELTVQPEEYINVPAGTEHWFYLTPARRVKAVRYFIGTEGWVPQYTDKKIRTRQAVI; the protein is encoded by the coding sequence ATGGCAATTCTACAACTAGAAGATAAGACAGTCCTTACGAATCTGAAGGATATTGCCCAAGAACTGGCATCCTTGAATATTCAACTTAATCGGTGGGAGATAGGAGATAATCCGCAGTTGCGTCGTTTGCTGGCACAAGATAGCCTCAACGAAAATGAAAAAGAACAAATACTAAAAGCCCTGGATGGGTATTTTGAGCAACTTCAACAAACAGCAGGCTATCAATCTCGCGATTTAATTGTTTTCCATCCAGGGGTTGCTAATCTTGATGCGCTGCTGGGAAAGTTTGACCAAATCCACATTCATGCAGATGACGAAGTGCGCTTCATCATTGATGGAGAAGCGATTTTTGGTTTTGTGCGTCCAGATGGCAGCCAAGTAGAACTCACAGTTCAGCCAGAAGAATATATTAACGTGCCAGCAGGAACTGAACACTGGTTTTATCTTACACCAGCACGGCGAGTTAAAGCGGTGCGCTATTTCATTGGGACTGAAGGATGGGTTCCTCAGTACACTGATAAAAAGATTCGCACTCGACAAGCTGTTATCTAG
- a CDS encoding HAD-IB family phosphatase, giving the protein MKRIVFCDFDGTITTEETFVAVLKHFAPKLSAQLIPQMYARKLTLREGVRQILESIPSSSYGEILEFTRPQAIRPGFIELLDFLEAEKVPLVVVSGGLRGMVEVVLGGLVQRVHALYAVDVDTSGEYLVVRSDYEGDTELIAKVQVMQEYPADEKIAIGDSVTDLNMAIEASVVFAQLRLGQYLDESQKPYIPWNDFFEVREQLARLWERSHD; this is encoded by the coding sequence GTGAAAAGAATAGTTTTTTGCGATTTTGATGGCACTATTACGACTGAGGAAACGTTTGTTGCGGTTCTAAAACATTTTGCACCGAAGCTTTCTGCTCAGTTGATTCCGCAAATGTACGCACGAAAGTTGACTTTGCGAGAGGGAGTCCGGCAAATACTCGAATCAATTCCATCTTCAAGCTATGGGGAAATTTTGGAATTTACTCGACCTCAGGCGATACGTCCGGGATTTATAGAACTGCTAGATTTTCTAGAAGCGGAAAAAGTGCCTTTGGTGGTGGTTTCTGGGGGACTGCGGGGAATGGTGGAAGTTGTTTTAGGTGGATTGGTGCAACGAGTTCATGCACTTTATGCTGTGGATGTGGATACAAGTGGTGAGTATTTAGTGGTACGCAGTGACTACGAGGGAGATACAGAACTAATTGCGAAAGTGCAGGTGATGCAAGAATATCCGGCTGATGAGAAGATAGCGATCGGGGATTCGGTTACCGACTTAAATATGGCAATTGAGGCTTCTGTGGTATTTGCACAGCTTCGCTTAGGACAATATCTTGATGAATCCCAAAAACCTTATATTCCCTGGAATGACTTCTTTGAGGTGCGTGAACAATTAGCCAGATTATGGGAGCGATCACATGATTGA
- the mtnB gene encoding methylthioribulose 1-phosphate dehydratase has protein sequence MIEYQSLPTPDQDLDPRNELIATARNFYHQGWMMGTAGNLSIRLPDNSFWITASGRSKGKLCQSDFVRIYPDGKVAQSSPDLKPSAETAIHQTVYALFPEAQACYHIHSIEANLVSRFVQGDTLILPPLEMLKGLGVREENPRCFIPIFANHLQVSQIAAEIKERFSVTLPQVSALLIRDHGVTVWASSPETARNYIELVEYIFRYMLRSREVGIGEIGTID, from the coding sequence ATGATTGAATATCAATCACTACCTACCCCCGATCAAGATTTAGATCCTCGTAACGAGCTAATCGCTACAGCCCGTAACTTTTACCATCAAGGTTGGATGATGGGAACTGCGGGAAATCTATCCATTCGCTTACCTGATAATAGTTTCTGGATTACCGCTAGCGGTCGCTCTAAAGGCAAATTATGCCAGAGTGATTTCGTTCGCATTTATCCAGATGGCAAAGTAGCGCAATCATCACCTGATTTGAAGCCTTCGGCGGAAACAGCCATTCATCAAACTGTTTATGCTCTATTTCCGGAAGCACAAGCTTGTTATCATATCCACTCAATTGAGGCAAATTTAGTTTCTCGCTTTGTGCAGGGAGATACCCTAATCTTGCCACCCTTGGAGATGTTAAAAGGGCTAGGAGTGCGGGAAGAAAATCCTCGTTGTTTTATTCCCATATTCGCTAACCATTTACAAGTTTCCCAAATTGCGGCTGAGATAAAAGAACGCTTCAGTGTTACTTTACCGCAGGTGTCAGCCTTGCTCATCCGCGACCACGGTGTTACAGTCTGGGCATCTTCCCCGGAGACAGCTCGTAACTACATAGAGTTGGTGGAATATATCTTTCGCTATATGCTTCGATCTCGTGAAGTGGGCATTGGGGAGATAGGGACAATTGACTAA